The DNA window TTTACGGATTTCAATTATAAGGGAGAGATAACTATGGAAAAGGTTTATTGGCACAAAAATCAAATTGATGATCATACAATGATTACCGATAGTTATAAAACAACCCAGAATGTGCGTCGCTATTTCAAATCCAAATTCGGTGATGATTTTAAATTTGATCGCCAATTCATGCAGTGGATGCAAAATGCGACCGGGTTAACCATGGCCGATGCATGTCGAGAATGGTCCAGCCGTTCCAGTAAAACACAGAAGTAGCGATATTTATGATGATACAGGAGTTAACAAAGCAACAGTC is part of the Vibrio zhugei genome and encodes:
- a CDS encoding DUF6434 domain-containing protein, which produces MEKVYWHKNQIDDHTMITDSYKTTQNVRRYFKSKFGDDFKFDRQFMQWMQNATGLTMADACREWSSRSSKTQK